The Phacochoerus africanus isolate WHEZ1 chromosome 15, ROS_Pafr_v1, whole genome shotgun sequence genome has a segment encoding these proteins:
- the PEBP1 gene encoding phosphatidylethanolamine-binding protein 1, with product MPVDLGKWSGPLSLQEVDDRPQHPLQVKYGGAEVDELGKVLTPTQVKSRPTSITWDGLNPDKLYTLVLTDPDAPSRKDPKYREWHHFLVVNMKGNDISSGTVLSDYVGSGPPKGTGLHRYVWLVYEQDRPLKCDEPILSNRSGDHRGKFKVASFRKKYQLGAPVAGTCYQAEWDDYVPKLYEQLSGK from the exons ATGCCAGTGGACCTCGGCAAGTGGTCCGGGCCCTTGAGCCTGCAGGAAGTGGACGATCGGCCACAGCACCCGCTGCAGGTCAAATATGGCGGGGCTGAGGTCGACGAGCTGGGCAAAGTGCTGACACCTACCCAG GTTAAGAGCAGGCCCACCAGCATTACATGGGATGGGCTGAATCCAGATAAACTCTACACCTTGGTCTTGACAGACCCGGATGCTCCCAGCAGGAAGGACCCCAAATACAG GGAATGGCACCATTTCCTGGTGGTCAACATGAAGGGCAACGACATCAGCAGTGGCACAGTCCTCTCCGATTATGTGGGCTCTGGGCCTCCCAAGGGCACAG GCCTTCACCGCTATGTCTGGCTGGTTTACGAGCAGGACAGGCCGTTGAAGTGTGACGAACCCATCCTCAGCAACCGATCTGGAGACCACCGTGGCAAATTCAAGGTGGCGTCTTTCCGCAAAAAGTACCAGCTTGGGGCCCCGGTGGCCGGCACATGTTACCAGGCAGAATGGGACGACTATGTGCCTAAACTCTACGAGCAGCTTTCTGGGAAGTAG